A portion of the Jaculus jaculus isolate mJacJac1 chromosome 5, mJacJac1.mat.Y.cur, whole genome shotgun sequence genome contains these proteins:
- the Fam167b gene encoding protein FAM167B, translating into MSLGPLKFQAVGEEDEEDESLDSVKALTVKLQLQTRRPSYLEWTARVQSQAWHRAQARPGPGRPGAICGFDSMDSALEWLRQELQEMQAQDQQLAGQLLRLRAQLHRLKVDQACHLHQELLDEAELELELEPGTGLALAPPLRHLGLTRMNISARRFTLC; encoded by the exons ATGTCCCTGGGGCCGCTGAAATTCCAGGCAGTGGGTGAAGAGGACGAGGAAGATGAGAGCTTGGACTCTGTGAAGGCGCTGACGGTCAAGCTGCAGCTGCAGACCCGGCGCCCCTCCTATCTGGAGTGGACTGCCAGGGTCCAGAGCCAGGCCTGGCATAGGGCCCAAGCCAGACCTGGACCAGGGAGACCAGGGGCCATCTGTGGCTTTGACTCCATGGATTCTGCACTTGAGTGGCTCCGCCAGGAGCTG CAGGAGATGCAGGCTCAGGACCAGCAGCTAGCTGGGCAGCTGCTAAGGCTGCGGGCCCAGCTGCATCGGCTGAAGGTAGACCAAGCCTGTCACCTGCACCAGGAGCTGCTGGATGAGGccgagctggagctggagctggagcctgGAACTGGACTGGCCCTGGCCCCACCTCTGCGGCACTTGGGCCTCACACGCATGAACATCAGTGCCAGGCGCTTCACCCTCTGCTGA